Proteins found in one Gimesia chilikensis genomic segment:
- a CDS encoding ExeA family protein: MYETFFGFKDRPFSVSPSPACFFKAAEHQNVLDEIQVTISSLNGITILTGDAGTGKTAICRQLINRLEDQFQIQFLEHCNFPTVRALLQTLLYGLTDCYEKISEQELRLALTAEIRSSFLVHGQPLLVIVDEAHLLGTPFLEELRVLSDIAFDGKPAVQLLLSGQTVLEETLIQPALSSLNQRIGCQTYLDRMTRQESEEYIEYRINRVSTQNKRCFSAEAVKFITHVSDGLPRCLNQICDHSLMLAYMQDVQEVDETIAREAFADLQQLPLHWNDPLPVPSPLEEMRKKEALTELDQFFDDVLLEQDIDESIEERLHQLVDEPSEIFEELATSEESASTEDPFSFGEGLEAIEIGSETVSSHTPVETTVEMDLEINSPVDNQEPVSKADLNPVLSAVTETYGDFVDVVDRYAAIDAGFDPASLFGEKHQSFESTTSVFQLRAPQFQYVPQLQAQGVSDTESLKLPAKESESDLGHTVEFSAGNPLEQNETSELEFEGAALNQLEPDVFQELAAEATRGEGSFEELLAAQVYEVCSETRKGLLNALNEIRNYSVPDETDPADVYDIVQPETEEISAVSDYPAWENDLQHDGQLETASNTSVRLDSPATEKSESSATAHLRGPALGRYKNLFSRLRRKQESHS; encoded by the coding sequence ATGTACGAAACATTCTTTGGGTTCAAGGATCGACCCTTTAGCGTTTCACCCTCCCCTGCATGTTTTTTCAAGGCAGCAGAACACCAGAATGTACTGGACGAGATCCAGGTAACGATTTCCAGCTTAAATGGAATCACGATTCTTACCGGCGATGCGGGAACTGGAAAAACGGCTATCTGCCGGCAGTTGATTAATCGGCTTGAGGATCAGTTCCAGATTCAGTTTCTGGAGCACTGCAATTTTCCGACTGTCCGGGCATTACTGCAGACACTGCTCTATGGCTTGACCGACTGTTATGAAAAAATCAGTGAGCAGGAATTACGCCTGGCTTTGACCGCAGAAATCCGTTCCTCATTTCTGGTTCACGGGCAGCCATTACTGGTGATTGTCGATGAAGCTCATTTGCTGGGAACTCCCTTTCTGGAAGAATTACGGGTTCTGTCAGACATCGCCTTTGACGGAAAGCCTGCTGTACAACTGCTGCTTTCCGGACAGACGGTGCTGGAAGAGACGCTCATCCAGCCAGCGCTGTCTTCGTTAAACCAGAGAATCGGATGCCAGACCTATCTGGACCGAATGACTCGACAGGAATCTGAAGAATATATCGAATACCGCATCAATCGCGTTTCAACTCAGAACAAACGCTGTTTCTCTGCCGAAGCAGTCAAGTTTATTACTCACGTAAGTGATGGGTTGCCTCGCTGTCTGAATCAAATCTGCGATCACAGCCTGATGCTGGCTTATATGCAGGATGTTCAAGAAGTTGATGAGACGATCGCCCGTGAAGCTTTTGCAGACTTGCAGCAACTACCTCTTCACTGGAATGACCCCTTGCCGGTTCCCTCCCCCCTCGAAGAAATGCGCAAGAAAGAAGCTCTCACAGAGCTGGATCAGTTCTTTGATGATGTTCTATTAGAACAAGACATTGATGAGTCGATCGAGGAACGTCTCCATCAACTGGTAGATGAACCCTCGGAGATATTTGAAGAGCTGGCAACCTCTGAGGAGAGTGCTTCAACCGAAGATCCGTTCTCGTTTGGTGAAGGATTAGAAGCGATCGAGATTGGCAGTGAAACCGTTTCTTCTCACACACCTGTTGAAACGACCGTAGAAATGGACTTGGAGATCAATTCTCCGGTTGATAATCAGGAACCGGTGTCCAAAGCAGATTTAAACCCGGTTCTCTCGGCAGTGACAGAAACATACGGCGATTTTGTAGATGTTGTCGATCGATATGCTGCCATCGATGCAGGATTCGATCCTGCGTCCCTGTTTGGTGAAAAACATCAGAGTTTTGAGTCCACGACTTCCGTCTTTCAGTTGCGAGCGCCTCAATTCCAGTATGTACCACAACTGCAGGCACAGGGAGTATCTGACACTGAGTCGCTGAAGCTACCAGCTAAAGAATCTGAGAGTGATCTTGGACATACCGTTGAGTTTTCCGCGGGAAATCCCCTTGAGCAGAATGAAACTTCTGAACTGGAATTTGAAGGGGCGGCACTGAATCAACTGGAGCCCGACGTGTTCCAGGAACTTGCTGCAGAGGCTACACGGGGTGAGGGCTCTTTTGAAGAACTATTGGCTGCCCAGGTTTATGAAGTCTGTTCGGAAACTCGTAAGGGGCTGCTCAATGCACTGAATGAGATCCGGAATTATTCAGTTCCTGACGAAACCGACCCTGCAGATGTATATGATATTGTTCAGCCTGAGACGGAAGAGATCTCAGCAGTATCGGATTATCCAGCGTGGGAAAATGACTTGCAGCATGACGGTCAGCTTGAAACTGCATCAAATACTTCTGTTCGACTGGATTCGCCAGCAACAGAAAAGTCAGAGTCATCTGCGACTGCCCATCTGAGAGGCCCTGCTCTAGGCAGGTACAAGAATCTATTCAGCCGGTTGAGACGCAAACAGGAGTCGCATTCCTGA
- a CDS encoding LysM peptidoglycan-binding domain-containing protein encodes MHQDKKVGLALALLVIGFVGAFCLRQEKNTTVEIPELNDPHYLDEQIADKDRTPYLGSSTKDPLNTQLGSEQTLTGISDSPRATKETGVAVPTISHIKPGGQAKSGNAERWGEMPDFLKEIELPEEEVTIENQFSSSDLADDQFEPNQNQTFAQPQAPDSAHSSDPLKNETRKPAHNNAWEVNPAQRNAEPANSGERRPLQYRVHTVRSGETLSEISIRYLGTSRKYREIFNINRDQLRSPNDIREGMKLRIPVYPTPEMKPQSAGRQTNTGTPAVSGKRTMGQMVSQPKLKSENGSVQFEGLIESLSQSNEKGTPDAQDVGKAVNQLENSLSSQQLEDSAGMNSIPDSYRKFIPVPRSPLTPGTTDKGTRTGHSLSQVQPENVDEIVEDLFDRLPDASKSSTQGEQAKTYVIQKGDTLESIALRIYGKRSAAFQIYQKNRDLLKNANYIMPGMKLQLP; translated from the coding sequence ATGCATCAAGATAAAAAAGTCGGTTTAGCTTTAGCGTTACTGGTAATTGGTTTCGTTGGCGCATTTTGTCTGCGCCAGGAAAAGAATACCACCGTTGAGATTCCAGAACTCAATGACCCCCACTATCTGGATGAACAGATCGCCGATAAAGATCGAACGCCCTATCTGGGTTCCTCGACTAAAGACCCGCTGAATACTCAGCTCGGAAGTGAGCAGACTCTGACCGGAATTTCGGACTCACCTCGGGCCACGAAAGAAACCGGAGTTGCTGTCCCAACTATTTCTCATATAAAACCAGGCGGACAAGCTAAGTCCGGCAACGCCGAACGCTGGGGAGAAATGCCTGATTTTCTGAAAGAGATCGAACTTCCGGAAGAAGAAGTTACGATTGAAAATCAGTTTTCGAGTTCGGATCTTGCAGATGATCAATTTGAACCCAACCAGAATCAAACATTCGCACAACCGCAGGCTCCTGATTCAGCGCATAGTTCAGATCCTCTCAAGAATGAAACACGTAAACCCGCGCATAATAATGCCTGGGAGGTGAATCCGGCTCAGCGGAATGCAGAGCCAGCAAACAGTGGCGAGAGACGTCCGCTGCAGTATCGCGTTCATACTGTGCGATCAGGCGAAACTCTGTCTGAAATTTCAATTCGTTACCTGGGGACGAGCCGCAAATATCGGGAAATATTCAATATCAATCGCGATCAGCTTCGTAGTCCGAATGACATTCGTGAAGGGATGAAATTACGGATTCCCGTTTACCCGACTCCTGAAATGAAGCCACAGTCAGCAGGTCGGCAAACTAATACTGGAACTCCTGCTGTTTCAGGCAAACGAACAATGGGGCAGATGGTTTCTCAGCCCAAGCTCAAATCAGAGAATGGCTCGGTTCAGTTTGAAGGGCTGATTGAGTCATTGTCTCAGTCAAATGAAAAAGGAACTCCCGATGCACAGGATGTTGGGAAAGCCGTTAATCAGCTCGAGAATTCATTGAGTTCTCAACAGCTGGAAGATTCAGCGGGGATGAATTCAATTCCTGACAGTTACCGTAAATTCATTCCGGTACCCCGCTCGCCTCTGACACCTGGGACCACAGATAAGGGAACACGTACCGGACATTCACTCTCTCAGGTCCAGCCTGAAAATGTGGATGAAATTGTAGAAGATCTGTTTGACCGTCTGCCGGACGCGTCTAAAAGCAGCACTCAAGGCGAACAAGCGAAGACCTATGTAATTCAGAAGGGAGATACACTGGAGTCAATCGCTCTGCGGATTTATGGGAAACGTTCCGCTGCGTTTCAGATCTATCAGAAAAACCGTGATCTTCTGAAGAATGCAAATTACATCATGCCGGGAATGAAGCTCCAGCTTCCGTAA
- a CDS encoding DUF1444 family protein: MSDLEFQEWARYTGPACWYSLSYPCDWVKDEKDGILQLSPPEGESTLTISCHWKSVLPQTSTVAGMEMDFDQLFVRHRNIQQRTPLAIEHESSAYSGEAIIQKKRSWWQNLVSWIPGFPQNWQFWNLWLIRERSIQMVVTYFYDPRIKDEHFKIVQQILHSIQITLDPAHPPELFAKEVLTLAEAKFPLISSHLLPGFRLKFGEAELNLSNFYRAYLNSRSEFEKNITTALATILQINEWGTDQTEPEFEQVRDRIMPILLSRDSWQNHFPNFVGENWIANLAILYVVDESNAYWYIHEKLLEKWGINCEEIHELALTNLDRYFEYHQIELICMSREDGPDMIIQSKPDAYNASQVLSRGFYQQARRFLGSEFLAGVPNRDFLLALSLSESQIIEKIQHNIACDYLKMDHPLTDQLLVVTADGVSEYCGVG; the protein is encoded by the coding sequence TTGTCTGACTTAGAATTTCAAGAATGGGCGCGATACACGGGGCCTGCGTGCTGGTATTCACTGTCCTATCCCTGTGACTGGGTCAAAGATGAGAAAGATGGGATTCTGCAACTCAGCCCCCCGGAAGGTGAGTCCACTCTTACTATCAGCTGTCACTGGAAATCAGTCCTGCCGCAGACCTCTACAGTTGCTGGCATGGAAATGGATTTCGATCAACTGTTCGTCAGGCATCGAAATATCCAGCAGCGCACCCCGTTAGCAATCGAACATGAATCGAGTGCCTATTCTGGTGAAGCCATCATTCAAAAGAAACGGAGCTGGTGGCAAAACCTGGTGTCGTGGATCCCCGGTTTCCCCCAGAACTGGCAGTTCTGGAACCTGTGGTTGATACGTGAGCGATCAATCCAGATGGTCGTCACCTATTTTTACGATCCGCGCATCAAAGACGAACATTTTAAAATCGTTCAGCAAATCTTACACTCGATTCAGATTACTCTCGATCCTGCACATCCTCCAGAACTATTCGCAAAGGAAGTCCTGACTCTGGCAGAAGCAAAGTTCCCGCTGATTTCTTCACATTTATTACCGGGATTCCGGCTCAAATTTGGTGAAGCAGAGTTGAATCTGAGCAATTTTTATCGAGCCTACCTGAATTCCCGATCTGAATTCGAGAAAAATATCACGACAGCCCTCGCCACGATTCTGCAGATCAATGAATGGGGAACTGATCAAACGGAACCGGAATTTGAACAGGTGCGGGATCGAATTATGCCGATCCTGTTATCCCGAGACTCCTGGCAGAACCATTTTCCCAATTTTGTCGGGGAGAACTGGATTGCGAATCTGGCCATCCTGTATGTGGTCGACGAATCGAACGCATACTGGTATATTCATGAGAAGCTGTTGGAAAAGTGGGGAATCAACTGTGAAGAAATTCATGAGTTGGCCCTGACAAACCTGGACCGGTATTTTGAGTATCACCAGATCGAGTTAATCTGCATGTCCCGGGAAGACGGGCCAGACATGATCATTCAAAGTAAACCTGATGCTTATAATGCATCTCAGGTACTGAGTCGGGGCTTTTATCAGCAGGCACGCCGGTTTCTGGGAAGCGAATTTCTGGCCGGAGTCCCCAACCGTGACTTTCTGCTGGCGCTCAGCCTAAGTGAGTCACAGATAATTGAAAAAATTCAGCACAATATTGCCTGTGATTATTTGAAAATGGACCACCCGCTTACGGATCAGTTACTGGTTGTCACTGCGGATGGAGTCAGCGAATATTGCGGTGTAGGCTGA
- a CDS encoding uroporphyrinogen-III synthase, which produces MNVTRLRVCSFESRKQDAMQALIERNQGIPTLVHSMDEIPLEDNVQVKAFCERLFRGEIDVIVFLTGVGATAMLQAAEAYYPREQVLDALRKAIVTVRGPKPTVVLRNWEVPIHYSAPEPNTWHEIISIWDEKEFSVTGKHIVVQEYGKPVQEFYDELRNRGAQVTPVTVYRWALPEDTSGLRNAVHATVRGEFDILMFTSAQQVSHVLQIAEEEQVREKWLAAAAGAMIASVGPACSEALNQEGLPIDFESSPPKMGPLVKGALEAAPEILARKK; this is translated from the coding sequence ATGAATGTCACCCGTTTACGCGTCTGTAGTTTTGAAAGTCGAAAACAGGACGCCATGCAGGCTCTGATCGAACGCAATCAGGGGATTCCTACTCTGGTGCACTCCATGGATGAAATCCCATTGGAAGACAATGTGCAGGTTAAAGCGTTTTGCGAACGGTTGTTTCGTGGTGAAATCGATGTGATTGTCTTTCTGACTGGAGTCGGCGCTACAGCGATGCTTCAGGCTGCAGAGGCATATTATCCTCGGGAACAGGTTCTCGACGCATTGCGAAAAGCAATTGTTACGGTGCGCGGGCCTAAGCCAACTGTTGTACTTCGCAACTGGGAAGTTCCCATTCATTATTCCGCCCCGGAACCCAATACCTGGCACGAAATTATTTCGATCTGGGATGAAAAAGAATTCTCCGTTACCGGTAAGCACATTGTCGTTCAGGAATACGGAAAGCCGGTTCAGGAATTTTATGACGAACTCCGAAACCGGGGAGCTCAGGTGACGCCGGTGACCGTATATCGCTGGGCGCTTCCTGAAGATACTTCCGGGCTGCGAAATGCAGTTCATGCGACGGTCAGAGGAGAATTTGACATCCTCATGTTCACGAGTGCACAGCAGGTGTCTCATGTTCTGCAGATCGCTGAAGAGGAACAGGTCCGCGAGAAATGGCTCGCTGCAGCAGCCGGGGCGATGATCGCTTCAGTCGGTCCCGCCTGTTCCGAGGCCCTGAATCAGGAGGGGCTCCCTATCGACTTCGAATCGAGCCCACCTAAAATGGGGCCGCTGGTTAAAGGGGCCTTAGAGGCCGCTCCTGAAATCCTGGCCCGGAAAAAATGA
- the glgB gene encoding 1,4-alpha-glucan branching protein GlgB, with amino-acid sequence MAQRPTVPSDTEYRPLKQIKMSQSFHPETNQNRPKVPWRPQSLHNKIQTRRPLFTSAELHALKTGMHCTMYQSMGAHPDEVNGIKGTRFAVWAPNAQEVCVICDRNHWKHGENYLHSSDAGVWSGFLPEVGQGDAYKFSLRGQNGEFFEKSDPYAFYSELRPKTASIVYDIENFPWQDQQWLRKRQETNWHNEPVSIYEVHLGSWKRPKDGRQFFSYRELAKELVDYVHQMGYTHIQLMPVTEHPFDGSWGYQTTGYFAPTSRFGTPHDLMYFVDYCHQAGVGVLFDWVPGHFPTDGHSLGRFDGTCLYEHADPRKGFHPDWGTYIFNYGRNEVRDFLLSSAHFWIDKYHFDGLRVDAVASMLYLDYSREEGEWVPNPSGGRENLEAIQFLKDANISLHGAYPGILTIAEESTSWGGVSHPVYNGGLGFSMKWDMGWMNDTLRYMHFDPIYRSHHQGELSFRMIYAFTENFVLPLSHDEVVHGKRSLLSQMPGDLWQQFANLRLLYGYQYTMPGKKLLFMGGELAQWTEWNHDNELDWKLIGHEKHDGIRRLIGDLNYLYRTEKSLYETDFSQEGFSWLQCDDSKNSVFAFQRNSTEVEEHVIVIANFTPVPREGYRIGVPKAGYYHEIINSDAKIYGGSNMGNAGGVYSEKISSHGKNDSITLNLPPLALLIMKPVAAPQKKIKPDTK; translated from the coding sequence ATGGCGCAGAGGCCGACTGTACCATCAGATACTGAATACAGACCTTTAAAACAGATCAAAATGAGCCAATCTTTTCATCCTGAAACAAACCAAAACCGCCCCAAGGTTCCTTGGCGGCCCCAAAGCCTGCACAATAAGATTCAGACTCGTCGACCATTATTTACCTCCGCCGAACTTCACGCACTAAAGACAGGAATGCATTGCACCATGTACCAATCAATGGGAGCTCACCCCGACGAAGTTAATGGAATTAAAGGCACACGCTTCGCTGTCTGGGCACCAAATGCACAGGAAGTCTGTGTGATCTGTGATCGCAACCACTGGAAACATGGAGAAAATTACCTTCATTCCAGTGATGCAGGAGTCTGGTCGGGGTTTCTCCCCGAGGTAGGTCAGGGAGACGCTTATAAATTCAGTCTGCGAGGGCAAAACGGTGAGTTCTTCGAAAAGAGCGATCCCTACGCTTTTTATTCCGAACTACGTCCGAAGACCGCTTCGATCGTTTATGATATTGAAAACTTCCCCTGGCAGGACCAGCAGTGGTTACGAAAACGCCAGGAGACCAACTGGCATAATGAACCTGTTTCAATTTATGAAGTCCATTTGGGCTCCTGGAAACGCCCCAAAGATGGGCGACAGTTCTTTTCTTACCGGGAACTGGCTAAGGAACTGGTCGATTATGTGCATCAGATGGGCTACACCCACATTCAGCTGATGCCTGTCACAGAGCACCCGTTTGATGGATCATGGGGCTACCAGACCACCGGTTATTTCGCACCAACCAGCCGGTTCGGCACACCGCATGATCTGATGTATTTCGTAGATTACTGCCATCAGGCGGGAGTCGGCGTACTGTTCGACTGGGTTCCCGGCCATTTTCCCACAGATGGTCACTCCCTCGGCCGTTTCGACGGCACCTGCCTATACGAACACGCAGACCCTCGCAAAGGGTTCCACCCCGACTGGGGAACCTACATTTTTAATTACGGGCGGAACGAAGTTCGCGATTTCCTGTTGTCGAGTGCCCATTTCTGGATTGATAAGTATCACTTTGACGGTCTCCGCGTAGATGCCGTTGCCTCAATGCTGTATCTGGACTATTCACGAGAGGAAGGGGAGTGGGTCCCCAACCCCAGCGGAGGCCGTGAAAATCTGGAAGCAATTCAGTTCCTGAAGGACGCAAACATCAGCCTGCACGGAGCCTATCCGGGAATTCTCACGATTGCCGAAGAATCTACCTCCTGGGGGGGTGTATCGCACCCGGTTTATAACGGAGGACTGGGCTTCAGCATGAAATGGGATATGGGCTGGATGAACGACACCTTGCGTTACATGCATTTCGATCCGATTTATCGATCACATCACCAGGGCGAACTTTCTTTTCGCATGATCTATGCTTTTACAGAAAACTTTGTACTGCCTTTATCGCACGATGAAGTCGTACACGGTAAACGTTCCCTGCTATCCCAGATGCCTGGCGATCTGTGGCAACAATTTGCAAATCTGAGACTGTTGTACGGATACCAATACACAATGCCAGGCAAAAAACTACTCTTTATGGGGGGAGAACTGGCACAGTGGACCGAATGGAATCATGATAACGAACTTGACTGGAAACTGATCGGTCACGAAAAACACGATGGAATTCGTCGCCTGATCGGTGACCTGAACTACTTATACCGCACCGAAAAATCTCTATATGAGACTGATTTTTCTCAGGAAGGATTCTCCTGGCTCCAGTGTGATGACTCGAAAAACAGCGTATTTGCATTCCAGCGAAATTCGACAGAGGTTGAGGAGCACGTCATTGTGATTGCTAACTTCACACCTGTGCCAAGGGAAGGCTATCGAATTGGAGTCCCCAAAGCGGGTTACTACCATGAAATCATTAATAGTGACGCAAAGATTTACGGTGGTTCCAATATGGGAAATGCAGGTGGTGTCTACAGCGAGAAAATCAGCAGTCATGGTAAGAACGACAGTATCACGTTGAATTTGCCCCCGCTGGCATTGCTGATTATGAAACCGGTAGCGGCACCGCAGAAGAAAATCAAACCGGACACAAAGTAG
- a CDS encoding MBL fold metallo-hydrolase → MQQESNIFSERPGEFITMGTGTSVGIPIVGCDCEVCTSPNPKNQRGRTSVYIGAPEGGFLIDTPPELRLQMLRENIPWVHAVLYTHSHADHLFGLDDVRISGYRLEKSVTLHCEEIVEQQIRRSFNYAFDEPTHNLHHMSRPRLDFQRVSLEPFDLLGLKIQPIRLMHGTLPILGYRINDIAFCTDVSHIPEESWQLLEGLEYLIIDALRIKPHPTHFNLEQGLEVVERVKPRRAYFTHISHSLEHEETNASLPENVELAFDGLSLPLSGAK, encoded by the coding sequence ATGCAACAGGAATCAAATATCTTCTCCGAGAGACCGGGTGAATTCATCACAATGGGAACTGGAACCAGCGTGGGAATTCCCATCGTTGGCTGTGACTGTGAAGTCTGCACATCTCCCAATCCGAAGAACCAGAGAGGACGCACTTCCGTATATATAGGCGCTCCTGAAGGGGGCTTTTTAATAGACACGCCACCTGAGCTAAGACTGCAAATGCTACGGGAAAATATCCCCTGGGTTCACGCGGTACTCTATACTCATAGCCATGCCGATCATCTATTCGGTCTGGATGATGTCAGGATCAGCGGTTATCGTCTGGAAAAATCGGTTACACTCCACTGTGAAGAGATCGTGGAACAACAGATTCGCCGTTCTTTCAACTATGCCTTTGACGAACCTACCCACAATCTTCACCACATGTCGAGGCCAAGGCTGGATTTCCAACGTGTTTCCCTGGAACCTTTTGACCTGCTGGGCTTGAAAATTCAACCGATCCGACTGATGCATGGCACACTGCCAATCCTGGGGTACCGGATTAACGACATCGCTTTCTGTACCGATGTAAGTCATATTCCGGAGGAGAGCTGGCAGCTCCTGGAAGGTCTGGAGTACCTGATTATCGATGCCTTAAGAATCAAACCACACCCCACACATTTTAATCTGGAACAGGGGCTGGAAGTCGTTGAGAGGGTAAAACCCAGGCGTGCTTACTTCACGCATATCTCGCACTCGCTTGAGCACGAAGAAACGAACGCCAGCCTGCCTGAGAATGTTGAACTGGCATTCGATGGTCTGTCATTGCCTTTAAGTGGGGCGAAGTGA